A window of the Haloquadratum walsbyi C23 genome harbors these coding sequences:
- a CDS encoding acetylglutamate/acetylaminoadipate kinase: MEQTDDELDFAETDVRSEDMSNDAHTGQEVNSNSGHEEKVAHPDNPVVIKIGGARAVDPADAVEDIATLVADGRDIIVVHGGSTAVDKTLEALGEEPTYVETPQGIVGRFTDERTMEVFSMVLPGKINTDLTVSLQSAGVNALGLSGVDGELLCGPRKSAVRIVEDGRKKIKRGDHSGMIKTVNESLLTTLLQNDYTPVVTVPMLADDGVAVNADADRAAAAIAGALSGELVVLTDVAGVYRDPDTESTLIESVQTPAEFDILNDVAEGFMTKKIMAAEEALNSGATTVIIANANAAEPITAALAGRGTHIDTNAVESEMNVIDTQEQTQ; the protein is encoded by the coding sequence ATGGAACAGACAGATGATGAATTAGACTTTGCAGAAACAGATGTCAGATCTGAAGATATGAGTAATGATGCTCACACTGGTCAAGAAGTGAATAGTAATTCGGGACATGAAGAGAAAGTTGCTCACCCAGATAATCCGGTTGTAATAAAAATCGGCGGTGCTCGTGCAGTGGATCCGGCTGATGCAGTTGAGGATATCGCAACGCTTGTTGCTGATGGGCGAGATATCATTGTTGTTCATGGCGGATCAACGGCTGTAGATAAGACACTTGAAGCACTTGGTGAGGAGCCGACGTATGTTGAGACCCCTCAAGGGATTGTTGGACGGTTTACAGATGAGAGGACAATGGAGGTGTTCTCAATGGTGCTTCCAGGAAAAATTAATACAGATCTAACCGTCTCCCTGCAGTCCGCAGGTGTCAATGCTCTTGGATTGTCAGGCGTTGATGGGGAGTTGCTTTGTGGTCCTCGGAAGTCAGCAGTCCGTATCGTTGAAGATGGACGGAAGAAGATCAAACGTGGAGACCACTCAGGAATGATCAAGACGGTGAATGAGTCGCTATTAACAACGCTACTACAGAATGACTATACACCGGTGGTGACAGTGCCAATGCTTGCCGATGATGGGGTTGCGGTTAACGCTGATGCGGACCGCGCTGCTGCAGCAATTGCTGGAGCACTCAGTGGAGAACTAGTCGTTCTCACCGACGTTGCCGGCGTATATCGCGACCCTGATACGGAATCGACACTTATTGAATCAGTTCAAACACCAGCAGAGTTTGATATCCTAAATGACGTTGCAGAGGGCTTTATGACAAAGAAAATAATGGCTGCTGAGGAAGCACTCAACAGCGGTGCAACGACTGTAATAATTGCAAATGCGAATGCAGCAGAGCCAATTACTGCTGCGTTAGCCGGTCGTGGTACCCATATCGACACGAACGCAGTTGAATCGGAGATGAATGTAATCGATACCCAGGAGCAGACACAATGA
- a CDS encoding [LysW]-lysine hydrolase has product MNNDDACSHTNAHVHARMSEEIPDNKVADSIDTVRDVNADPTTSSIVTDGGTSFTTHHNVFDVQPGLTDGLDDAQTLLADLVSIPSTSGEESAAAERLCRFFESHGRDAWIDSVGNVRAPADDSVLLTSHIDTVPGDVPVKIENGVLWGRGSVDATGPLAAMAVAAVETGVSFAGVVREETTSAGAWHLIENRTPPEIVINGEPSGWDGITLGYRGFLSGTYVATSELGHSSRPEDNAIQSAVNWWSSVAEFFESEGTHNTDGVFETVTTKPVAFDGGPTEDGLVVESTVDVQFRVPPQYTIEDIREVAEGELSDGSVHWKKPIPPVMKSPRTDVARAFRVAIRSAGGEPRLLRKTGTSDMNIFSGAWDCPMATYGPGDSDLDHAPNEHLDLAEYDSATSVLVDVCNRLTDSETKTSTVTDPDMDSETGRDQIKSRSNHRDADPEPTKA; this is encoded by the coding sequence ATGAATAACGACGATGCTTGCAGTCATACCAATGCGCATGTTCATGCCCGCATGAGTGAGGAGATACCCGATAATAAAGTGGCAGATAGTATTGACACAGTTCGTGATGTCAACGCAGATCCCACTACTAGTAGCATAGTTACTGATGGGGGCACCTCATTCACGACTCATCACAATGTATTCGATGTCCAGCCAGGATTGACAGATGGGCTTGATGATGCACAGACCCTTCTTGCTGATCTTGTGTCGATTCCATCGACCTCTGGTGAAGAATCAGCAGCAGCTGAGCGATTATGTCGATTTTTTGAATCACACGGTCGCGATGCGTGGATTGACTCAGTTGGGAATGTTCGTGCACCGGCTGATGATAGTGTGTTATTAACGTCGCATATCGACACCGTTCCAGGGGATGTCCCTGTCAAAATTGAAAATGGAGTATTGTGGGGACGAGGGAGTGTTGATGCGACTGGACCATTAGCTGCAATGGCTGTTGCTGCTGTGGAAACTGGTGTCTCTTTTGCCGGAGTTGTTCGTGAGGAGACGACATCCGCGGGAGCATGGCATCTTATCGAGAACCGCACACCCCCAGAGATTGTAATTAATGGTGAACCATCTGGGTGGGATGGGATTACTCTCGGATACCGCGGGTTTCTTTCGGGAACATATGTTGCAACGAGCGAACTCGGTCACTCATCACGACCAGAAGACAATGCAATTCAATCAGCAGTAAATTGGTGGTCGAGCGTGGCTGAATTCTTCGAATCCGAGGGTACACACAATACCGATGGTGTTTTCGAGACAGTCACAACAAAGCCAGTTGCATTCGATGGTGGTCCAACTGAGGATGGGCTTGTCGTTGAATCGACTGTCGATGTCCAATTCCGTGTGCCACCACAGTACACAATTGAGGATATACGAGAGGTTGCTGAAGGCGAGTTGAGTGATGGAAGCGTTCACTGGAAAAAGCCGATTCCACCAGTCATGAAAAGTCCCCGAACAGATGTGGCACGAGCATTTCGTGTTGCAATCCGCTCGGCTGGTGGTGAACCCCGGTTGCTCCGAAAGACTGGAACAAGTGATATGAATATTTTCTCCGGGGCATGGGATTGTCCGATGGCAACGTATGGTCCTGGCGACTCTGATCTTGACCATGCGCCAAATGAGCATCTTGATCTCGCAGAATACGACAGTGCAACTTCGGTGCTGGTTGATGTTTGTAATCGGCTCACGGATTCAGAGACAAAGACATCCACTGTGACAGACCCAGATATGGACTCTGAGACGGGGCGGGATCAGATAAAAAGCAGATCAAATCACCGTGATGCAGACCCAGAGCCAACCAAAGCATGA
- the argC gene encoding N-acetyl-gamma-glutamyl-phosphate reductase: protein MNKYTASVVGGSGFTGGELLRLLTQHPYFEVVQATSRSKTHKTIGNVHPNLRSVDLRFTDPSELESVDILFAATPHGVSMQQIESFTAAADTVVDLSADFRLNSAEQYDEWYDGHACPEYLEDAEYALPEINRSNLVGASLIASGGCNATATILGLKPLFDADILTGDEQVVVDLKVGSSEGGAGGGDASSHPERSGVVRPYAPTGHRHEAEIEQFLGLSVSFTAHAVEMTRGASATCHVFPSEPVSNSELWGAYHDVYAEEPFMRTVAGGGGVYRYPEPKSVAGSNYAEVGFERDPENHRLVIFSAIDNMMKGSAGQAVHAANIALGIDETTGLEFTGLHPVGAP, encoded by the coding sequence ATGAATAAATACACTGCATCTGTTGTTGGTGGGTCTGGATTTACTGGGGGAGAATTACTCCGATTGCTCACGCAACATCCGTATTTTGAGGTAGTTCAGGCGACGAGTAGATCGAAGACTCATAAAACTATTGGGAATGTCCATCCTAATCTTCGCTCGGTTGACCTTCGTTTTACAGATCCAAGCGAGCTTGAGTCGGTTGATATACTCTTTGCGGCGACACCGCATGGAGTCTCAATGCAACAGATTGAGTCATTTACTGCAGCCGCTGATACCGTTGTAGATTTATCTGCGGATTTTCGGTTGAATTCAGCTGAGCAGTATGATGAGTGGTATGATGGACATGCCTGTCCAGAGTATCTTGAAGATGCAGAGTACGCCCTTCCAGAGATCAATCGGTCGAATCTCGTTGGTGCATCGTTGATTGCATCCGGTGGATGTAATGCAACAGCAACAATCCTTGGATTGAAGCCACTCTTTGATGCGGATATTCTCACTGGCGACGAGCAGGTCGTTGTTGATCTAAAGGTCGGCTCCTCAGAGGGTGGAGCTGGTGGCGGAGATGCCTCAAGCCATCCGGAGCGATCAGGGGTTGTCCGACCATATGCGCCGACAGGGCATCGTCATGAAGCCGAAATTGAGCAGTTTCTTGGACTCTCGGTATCATTTACTGCACATGCCGTTGAGATGACCCGAGGGGCAAGCGCGACCTGTCATGTATTTCCATCCGAACCGGTCTCAAATAGCGAGTTATGGGGTGCATACCATGATGTCTATGCTGAGGAGCCATTCATGCGGACAGTCGCAGGTGGTGGTGGTGTATATCGATATCCAGAGCCGAAGTCAGTCGCCGGAAGTAATTACGCTGAGGTTGGATTTGAGCGTGACCCAGAGAATCATCGGCTTGTCATATTCTCAGCGATTGATAATATGATGAAGGGTTCAGCTGGACAAGCAGTTCATGCAGCAAATATTGCGCTTGGGATTGATGAGACGACAGGACTCGAGTTTACAGGATTGCACCCGGTGGGGGCACCATAA
- a CDS encoding aspartate aminotransferase family protein, with protein MTGGFVFSEKPIEIESGEGAYLYGSDGTSYLDFGASYAVASIGHAHPAVTEAVQQQAADLTYVQASYPVETRTELYQKLATLAPGDIENVWLCNSGTEANEAAMKFARSATGRSKIVATKRGFHGRTMGALAMTWKNKYKAPFEPLAGGIDFVPYGDQEALTAAVDEETAAVFLEPVQGEGGIHPADTEYLRCAREATQEAGAALVFDEIQTGVGRTGSLWASDGAGVTPDILTTAKGIANGLPLGATLVRDWIAEESGDHGSTFSGTPIVCAAANATLETIVEEDIPGNAAMIGEHLQAAITDAVEDHDLPVREIRGEGLMIGVEVKRGANRVLKNLALSEQVLALPAGRTVVRLLPPLTIDTAHADTFIESFVEVLG; from the coding sequence ATGACTGGCGGATTTGTATTCTCTGAGAAACCAATCGAAATTGAATCTGGAGAGGGGGCATATTTATATGGAAGCGATGGCACGTCATATCTTGACTTTGGTGCTTCATACGCTGTTGCATCTATTGGGCACGCGCATCCAGCAGTGACTGAGGCTGTCCAACAGCAGGCGGCTGATTTGACATATGTACAGGCCTCATATCCGGTTGAGACACGAACGGAACTATATCAGAAATTAGCAACACTTGCCCCTGGCGACATTGAGAATGTCTGGTTGTGTAATTCAGGGACCGAAGCAAATGAAGCGGCGATGAAGTTCGCACGATCGGCTACGGGGCGATCAAAAATCGTTGCAACGAAGCGCGGATTCCACGGACGGACAATGGGAGCGCTAGCAATGACGTGGAAGAATAAATACAAAGCGCCCTTCGAACCGCTTGCTGGCGGTATTGACTTTGTCCCATATGGCGATCAAGAGGCACTCACAGCAGCCGTTGATGAGGAGACTGCAGCAGTCTTTCTTGAACCCGTTCAGGGGGAAGGAGGAATCCATCCTGCTGACACAGAATATCTGAGATGTGCACGCGAGGCAACACAAGAGGCAGGGGCGGCGCTTGTGTTTGATGAGATTCAAACAGGTGTCGGTCGAACTGGGTCGCTTTGGGCCTCCGATGGTGCTGGTGTGACACCAGATATTCTCACGACTGCGAAAGGAATCGCCAATGGTCTCCCATTAGGGGCAACGCTCGTTCGTGATTGGATTGCAGAAGAGAGCGGGGATCATGGATCAACATTCTCGGGAACACCAATTGTCTGTGCAGCAGCAAATGCGACTCTTGAGACGATTGTTGAGGAAGATATCCCAGGCAATGCTGCTATGATTGGAGAGCATCTACAAGCAGCGATTACGGATGCAGTTGAGGATCATGACCTTCCAGTCCGGGAGATACGCGGCGAAGGATTGATGATTGGGGTTGAGGTGAAACGCGGGGCAAATCGCGTATTAAAAAATCTCGCCCTATCCGAGCAAGTGCTTGCACTTCCTGCTGGTCGAACAGTTGTGAGATTACTCCCACCATTGACCATCGATACAGCACACGCTGACACATTTATTGAGTCATTCGTTGAGGTACTTGGATGA